A genomic segment from Yimella sp. cx-51 encodes:
- a CDS encoding LLM class flavin-dependent oxidoreductase: protein MRIGIAILPETRWADAAPMWREAEAMGFAHAWTYDHLKWGALPDGPWFSATTTLTAAATVTERIKLGLFVASPNFRHPAAFQREITAMDDISAGRLLLGLGTGGTTDAEILGGPELSVKQRVDRFQEFASVLDRLLTEDRVTHHGDYYTINDLATAPLPAQRPPFLLAGNGPRSIRFAVKHGDGWVTTGLKGDDQEGWWASLADLNYTVDEALERAGRDRATLPRYLQMDAGHQFSLESVGAFEDMVGRAGELGFTDVITHWPRPDTVYVGSRSTLEEVASRFLSVERT, encoded by the coding sequence ATGCGTATCGGAATCGCGATTCTGCCCGAAACTCGCTGGGCCGACGCCGCACCCATGTGGCGTGAAGCCGAGGCGATGGGGTTCGCGCACGCCTGGACCTACGACCACCTCAAGTGGGGCGCACTCCCCGACGGTCCGTGGTTCTCGGCGACCACCACGCTCACCGCCGCGGCCACGGTGACCGAGCGGATCAAGCTCGGTCTGTTCGTGGCGTCGCCCAACTTCCGGCACCCGGCCGCGTTCCAGCGCGAGATCACGGCGATGGACGACATCAGCGCCGGACGCCTGCTGCTCGGCCTCGGCACCGGCGGCACCACCGACGCCGAGATCCTCGGTGGTCCGGAGCTGTCGGTGAAGCAGCGGGTCGACCGCTTCCAGGAGTTCGCGTCGGTACTCGACCGGCTGCTCACCGAAGACCGCGTCACCCACCACGGCGACTACTACACGATCAACGATCTCGCCACGGCTCCGCTACCGGCTCAGCGTCCACCATTCCTGTTGGCGGGCAACGGCCCTCGCTCGATCCGGTTCGCCGTCAAGCATGGCGACGGCTGGGTGACCACCGGCCTCAAGGGTGACGACCAGGAGGGCTGGTGGGCGTCCCTGGCCGATCTGAACTACACGGTCGACGAGGCTCTTGAACGGGCCGGCCGCGACCGCGCGACCCTGCCGCGCTACCTGCAGATGGACGCCGGACACCAGTTCTCCCTGGAGAGCGTCGGCGCCTTCGAGGACATGGTCGGCCGGGCCGGCGAGCTCGGGTTCACCGACGTCATCACCCACTGGCCGCGCCCCGACACCGTGTACGTCGGTTCACGCTCAACGCTGGAGGAGGTCGCGTCCCGCTTCCTCAGCGTGGAAAGGACGTGA
- a CDS encoding phosphoribosyl-ATP pyrophosphohydrolase → MELREYADRIERISAGYGRVYDVERTPDWVLLKLTEEVGELTQAWLTKSGQGRDRGQSADEMQQALAAEWADAVGMLLVFARRTGIDVDQALRDKWLKWEAVYDD, encoded by the coding sequence ATGGAACTACGCGAGTACGCCGACCGCATCGAGCGCATTTCTGCCGGCTACGGGCGGGTGTACGACGTGGAGCGGACGCCCGACTGGGTGCTGCTGAAGCTGACAGAGGAGGTCGGCGAACTCACCCAGGCGTGGCTGACGAAGTCTGGGCAAGGGCGTGATCGCGGACAAAGCGCTGACGAAATGCAGCAGGCGCTCGCGGCTGAATGGGCGGACGCCGTGGGCATGTTGCTGGTCTTCGCGCGCCGCACCGGCATCGACGTTGACCAGGCTCTGCGCGACAAGTGGTTGAAGTGGGAGGCGGTCTACGACGACTGA
- a CDS encoding peptidase E — protein MDGTIVTLGGGGFSDCDRDSAIDDYLLALTGAEQPKVCFVPTASGDAMSYGERFEKAFAGRAQASVLSLFNSPSWAYQDPSMLLEQDLIYVGGGSTANLLAVWRLHGLPDILRTAAATGTVLAGISAGMNCWFDQSSTDSFGPLAPLDDGLGFLSGSACPHYFGEPGRQEKYLGWVASGALKDGWAVDDFTALVFRDGEFVEAISERPGHPAFRVEHDGDVAVETPLNVRLL, from the coding sequence ATGGACGGGACGATCGTGACTCTGGGCGGCGGCGGATTCTCTGACTGCGATCGTGATTCGGCGATCGACGACTATCTGCTCGCGCTCACCGGCGCCGAGCAGCCGAAAGTCTGCTTCGTGCCGACCGCCAGCGGCGACGCAATGAGTTACGGCGAGCGCTTCGAGAAAGCCTTCGCCGGACGCGCCCAGGCCTCGGTGCTGTCGCTGTTCAACTCACCGTCGTGGGCCTACCAGGACCCCTCGATGCTGCTCGAGCAAGACCTCATCTACGTCGGCGGCGGCTCCACCGCCAACCTGCTGGCCGTGTGGCGGCTGCACGGCCTGCCCGACATCCTGCGCACCGCCGCCGCGACCGGCACGGTGCTGGCCGGCATCAGCGCAGGCATGAACTGTTGGTTCGATCAGTCGTCCACCGACTCCTTCGGCCCACTCGCACCCCTCGACGACGGGCTCGGCTTCCTGTCCGGCAGCGCCTGCCCGCACTACTTCGGTGAGCCCGGACGCCAGGAGAAGTACCTCGGCTGGGTGGCCTCCGGCGCGCTCAAGGACGGCTGGGCGGTGGACGACTTCACTGCGCTGGTGTTCCGTGACGGCGAGTTCGTCGAGGCGATCTCCGAGCGGCCTGGGCACCCCGCGTTCCGGGTGGAGCACGACGGTGACGTAGCAGTCGAGACGCCGTTGAACGTCCGGCTGCTCTGA
- a CDS encoding DUF1801 domain-containing protein has translation MTTEVDEFISAVTPAVRQRDARSLLDMMARITGEQPRLWGTIVGFGSYHYKYDSGREGASAAAACAPRNAAMSVYLNDGINRHEDALARLGPHRAGVGCLYLKNLDDVDLAVLEQIVTHSYATLTAGTVGSRARDGE, from the coding sequence ATGACCACCGAAGTCGACGAGTTCATCAGCGCCGTGACGCCCGCCGTCCGGCAACGCGACGCCCGCAGCCTGCTCGACATGATGGCCCGCATCACCGGTGAGCAACCGCGCCTCTGGGGCACCATCGTCGGCTTCGGCAGCTACCACTACAAGTACGACAGCGGACGCGAAGGCGCCTCTGCCGCAGCGGCTTGCGCTCCCCGCAACGCCGCGATGAGCGTGTATCTGAACGACGGCATCAACCGGCACGAGGACGCGCTTGCCCGCCTCGGTCCGCATCGCGCTGGAGTCGGTTGCCTCTACCTGAAAAACCTCGACGACGTCGATCTAGCAGTGCTCGAGCAGATCGTCACTCACTCCTACGCGACGCTCACTGCCGGCACCGTCGGCAGTCGCGCACGGGACGGCGAGTAG
- a CDS encoding class I SAM-dependent methyltransferase — translation MTSSEMYDATDAERYDADNASTSTPEALAPMLDVLTDLADGGPVLEFASGTGRVTVPLADRNVDVAGIELSPHMTSKLHEKNKRIPVVVGDMATSTAPDTGSYSLVFLIFNTISNLRTQQEQVECFRNAARHLRPGGRFVIELWVPQLQRMAPGMPLAPMHFDDGYLVFDTYDLATQECSSHHYRPSGDGSVRYGKGNFRYAWAPECDLMAQLAGLEFESRWADWDRSPFTSASTSHVSVWRKPLSR, via the coding sequence ATGACCAGCAGCGAGATGTACGACGCCACCGACGCCGAACGCTACGACGCCGACAACGCCTCCACTTCCACCCCGGAGGCGCTGGCTCCGATGCTTGACGTCCTGACCGATCTGGCTGACGGCGGCCCGGTACTCGAATTCGCCTCTGGCACAGGGCGGGTCACCGTTCCCCTCGCGGACCGCAATGTCGATGTGGCGGGTATTGAGCTCTCACCGCACATGACGTCCAAGCTGCACGAGAAGAACAAACGCATCCCCGTCGTTGTGGGTGACATGGCGACGTCAACCGCGCCCGACACCGGCAGCTACTCACTCGTCTTCCTGATCTTCAACACCATCTCCAACTTGCGCACCCAACAGGAGCAGGTGGAGTGCTTCCGCAACGCCGCGCGACACCTGCGTCCGGGCGGACGCTTCGTGATCGAGCTGTGGGTGCCGCAACTGCAGCGCATGGCCCCGGGCATGCCGCTCGCACCGATGCATTTCGACGACGGATACCTCGTCTTCGACACCTACGACCTCGCCACCCAGGAATGCTCGTCGCATCACTACCGCCCAAGCGGAGATGGTTCAGTTCGTTATGGCAAGGGAAACTTCCGGTATGCGTGGGCGCCCGAGTGTGACCTGATGGCCCAACTCGCCGGCCTCGAATTCGAATCGCGCTGGGCCGACTGGGACCGCAGTCCATTCACGTCGGCCAGCACGAGCCACGTTTCGGTGTGGCGTAAGCCTCTCTCTCGGTAG
- a CDS encoding ATP-binding cassette domain-containing protein: MSDLGAPLEEKVLDVAPDEPVVELKNVGKAYGNVHALGGVDLTVVPGEVTCVLGDNGAGKSTLIKIMAGLHDYTSGEMLVNGVPTHFKSPRESLDAGIATVYQDLALAPLMSVWRNFFLGKEMRGAFGLMNIAEMKRITGAELTKMGIVIPDLDRPVGALSGGQKQCVAIARAIYFGAKVIILDEPTAALGVKQSGVVLKYIVKARDAGLGVVFITHNPHHAYLVGNRFVVLKLGGVALDKPRSELTLDELTAQMAGGEELEALSHEIRQLDSSPTD, translated from the coding sequence ATGAGTGATCTGGGCGCTCCGCTGGAGGAGAAGGTGCTGGACGTCGCTCCCGACGAGCCGGTGGTGGAACTCAAGAACGTCGGCAAGGCGTACGGCAATGTGCACGCGCTCGGCGGCGTCGACCTCACCGTCGTGCCGGGCGAGGTCACCTGCGTGCTGGGCGACAACGGTGCCGGCAAGTCGACGCTCATCAAGATCATGGCCGGACTGCACGACTACACCTCCGGCGAAATGCTGGTGAACGGCGTCCCGACGCATTTCAAGTCGCCCCGCGAATCCTTGGACGCCGGTATCGCCACGGTTTACCAGGATCTCGCGCTCGCGCCGCTGATGTCGGTGTGGCGCAACTTCTTCCTCGGCAAGGAGATGCGCGGAGCCTTCGGTCTGATGAACATCGCCGAGATGAAGCGCATCACCGGCGCTGAACTCACCAAGATGGGCATCGTCATCCCAGACCTCGACCGTCCGGTCGGTGCACTCTCCGGTGGCCAGAAGCAGTGCGTCGCGATCGCCCGCGCCATCTACTTCGGCGCGAAGGTGATCATTCTCGATGAGCCGACGGCCGCGCTCGGTGTGAAGCAGTCAGGCGTGGTGCTGAAGTACATCGTCAAGGCTCGGGACGCCGGGCTCGGCGTCGTCTTCATCACCCACAACCCGCACCACGCCTACCTCGTGGGCAACCGGTTCGTCGTGCTCAAGCTCGGTGGGGTAGCCCTCGACAAGCCGCGCTCGGAGCTGACCCTGGACGAGCTGACCGCCCAGATGGCCGGCGGTGAGGAGCTCGAGGCGTTGAGTCACGAGATCCGGCAGTTGGATTCGTCTCCCACCGACTGA
- a CDS encoding ABC transporter permease translates to MSSTPTTAGDDRVKARSPLAGLLSTPEVGALIGAFAVLVLFLAVAPAFRSVGAIGTIGYLASTIGMMAVPVALLMIGGEFDLSAGVAMTTSALVASMFAWQFSTNLWIGVIVSLIVALLVGFLNGWLLVRTKLPSFLVTLGTFFILQGFNLAMTKKITGGVTSPRIADMDGFDVAQKLFAASWKLGGITIWVTIIFWVLLTALGAVVLAKTQLGNWILASGGDQNAARAVGVPVTKVKIGLFMFVGFCAWLLGMHTLFRFGSVQSNIGVGDEFIFIIAAVVGGCLLTGGYGSVIGASLGALIYGMTNLGITYAGWDPDWLKTFLGIMLVLATLVNTYIRRQAEKR, encoded by the coding sequence ATGAGTTCCACTCCCACGACGGCGGGTGACGACCGGGTCAAGGCCCGGTCGCCACTCGCCGGTCTGCTCAGTACGCCGGAGGTCGGCGCGCTCATTGGTGCGTTCGCCGTCCTGGTCCTCTTCCTGGCGGTTGCGCCGGCCTTCCGTTCGGTGGGCGCGATCGGCACGATCGGCTATCTCGCTTCGACGATCGGCATGATGGCGGTGCCGGTGGCGCTGCTGATGATCGGCGGCGAGTTCGACCTGTCCGCCGGTGTGGCCATGACGACGTCCGCGCTGGTGGCGTCGATGTTCGCGTGGCAGTTCAGCACCAATCTGTGGATCGGCGTGATTGTGTCGCTGATCGTCGCGCTGCTCGTGGGATTCCTCAACGGGTGGTTGTTGGTGCGCACCAAACTGCCCAGCTTCCTGGTGACACTGGGCACCTTCTTCATCCTGCAGGGCTTTAACCTGGCGATGACGAAGAAGATCACTGGCGGTGTCACCTCGCCGCGCATCGCCGACATGGACGGTTTCGACGTCGCGCAGAAGCTCTTCGCGGCGTCCTGGAAGCTCGGCGGCATCACCATCTGGGTGACGATCATCTTCTGGGTGCTGCTCACCGCGCTCGGTGCCGTCGTGCTGGCCAAGACCCAACTCGGCAACTGGATCCTCGCGTCCGGCGGCGATCAGAACGCCGCGCGTGCCGTGGGTGTGCCGGTGACGAAGGTCAAGATCGGGCTGTTCATGTTCGTCGGGTTCTGCGCCTGGCTGCTGGGCATGCACACGCTGTTCCGCTTCGGCAGCGTCCAGTCGAACATCGGTGTGGGCGATGAGTTCATCTTCATCATCGCCGCGGTGGTCGGCGGCTGTCTGCTCACCGGTGGCTACGGCTCGGTGATCGGTGCCTCGCTCGGCGCGCTGATCTACGGCATGACCAACCTCGGCATCACCTACGCCGGGTGGGACCCCGACTGGCTGAAGACCTTCCTCGGCATCATGCTGGTGCTCGCCACCTTGGTGAACACCTACATCCGGCGACAGGCGGAGAAGCGATGA
- a CDS encoding substrate-binding domain-containing protein, giving the protein MTGHAGMKLMAVGAITALAITGCSSSGGKKATETTSSGASGQGSGGVDTPSMTVALVTHSGPGDTFWDIVRKGAETAAKTYNIKLEYSADPDGTKQANLVQAAVDKKVAGVATTLGKPDAMKGAVSNATKGGIPVVGVNSGSDKAKEFGLIGFFGQPEKTAGEAVGDKIKTAGATTPLCIIHEQGNVGLEERCAGVKAKVPSTQTLYVDGKSLPNVVTSVQAKLAQSKNIDWIIGLNADVSLNALKGRDQAGSKAKVGTFDTNADLVKSIKDGKIEFAIDQQPWLQGYLAVQAIWLYKYNGSTVGGGQPTLTGPAFIDKSNVNAVEQYAAKGIR; this is encoded by the coding sequence ATGACCGGTCATGCCGGAATGAAGTTGATGGCCGTCGGTGCCATCACCGCGTTGGCGATCACCGGGTGCAGCAGCTCCGGTGGCAAGAAGGCCACCGAGACCACGTCCTCCGGTGCGAGCGGCCAGGGCAGCGGCGGGGTCGACACTCCGTCGATGACGGTCGCGCTGGTCACCCACTCCGGGCCGGGCGACACCTTCTGGGACATCGTGCGCAAGGGCGCCGAGACCGCGGCGAAGACGTACAACATCAAGCTGGAGTACTCCGCCGACCCCGACGGCACCAAGCAGGCCAACCTCGTGCAGGCCGCTGTCGACAAGAAGGTCGCCGGCGTCGCCACGACGCTGGGCAAGCCGGACGCCATGAAGGGCGCCGTCAGCAATGCCACCAAGGGCGGCATCCCGGTGGTCGGCGTCAACTCCGGTAGCGACAAGGCCAAGGAGTTCGGCCTGATCGGCTTCTTCGGTCAGCCGGAGAAGACCGCCGGTGAAGCCGTCGGCGACAAGATCAAGACCGCCGGTGCCACCACCCCGCTGTGCATCATCCACGAGCAGGGCAATGTCGGCCTCGAAGAGCGCTGCGCCGGGGTGAAGGCGAAGGTGCCCTCGACCCAGACGCTCTACGTCGACGGCAAGAGCCTGCCGAACGTCGTCACCAGCGTCCAGGCGAAGCTCGCACAGAGCAAGAACATCGACTGGATCATCGGCCTCAACGCCGACGTCTCGCTCAACGCGCTCAAGGGACGCGACCAGGCCGGCTCCAAGGCCAAGGTCGGCACCTTCGACACCAACGCCGACCTGGTGAAGTCGATCAAGGACGGCAAGATCGAGTTCGCGATCGACCAGCAGCCGTGGCTGCAGGGTTACCTCGCGGTGCAGGCGATCTGGCTCTACAAGTACAACGGCAGCACGGTCGGTGGCGGTCAGCCGACGCTCACCGGGCCGGCGTTCATCGACAAGTCGAATGTCAACGCGGTGGAGCAGTACGCCGCCAAGGGCATTCGCTGA
- a CDS encoding TIM barrel protein, which yields MTALASRIAGAPISWGVCEVPGWGYQLGPETVLAQMAEIGLTATEFGPDGFLPDEPEAKVDKLTSFDLRAVGQFVPVVLHDPTLDPLPDVVTAMDALVLAQASTVVIAASTGLEGYDVRPTLTENGWATLLRNLDRITAAADEMGLLATLHPHVGTMIESGDEALRVIDGSRIAFCLDTGHLLIGGGDPVAIAKDHPDRIGHVHLKDVRLDVARKVQAGELTYADAVRAGMYVPLGEGDVPIDQIVRSLEANNYNGWYVLEQDTMIDIDPGAGADSPLADVSRSVAYLMSVRT from the coding sequence ATGACCGCCCTCGCTTCGCGGATCGCCGGCGCCCCGATCTCGTGGGGCGTGTGTGAGGTGCCGGGTTGGGGTTACCAGCTTGGCCCCGAAACGGTGCTGGCCCAGATGGCCGAGATCGGTTTGACCGCAACGGAATTCGGCCCGGACGGCTTCCTGCCGGACGAGCCAGAGGCGAAGGTCGACAAGCTCACGTCCTTCGACCTGCGTGCGGTCGGGCAGTTCGTGCCGGTGGTCCTGCACGACCCGACCCTCGACCCGCTGCCCGATGTCGTCACCGCGATGGACGCCCTCGTGCTGGCGCAGGCGAGCACCGTCGTCATCGCGGCGTCCACCGGTCTGGAGGGCTACGACGTGCGCCCCACGCTCACCGAGAACGGCTGGGCCACGCTGCTGCGCAACCTCGACCGCATCACCGCGGCGGCCGACGAGATGGGCCTGCTCGCCACGCTGCACCCGCATGTCGGCACGATGATCGAGAGCGGCGACGAGGCACTGCGGGTGATCGACGGTTCACGCATCGCGTTCTGCCTCGACACCGGCCACCTGCTCATCGGTGGCGGCGACCCCGTCGCGATCGCGAAGGACCACCCCGATCGCATCGGCCATGTGCACCTCAAGGACGTCCGGCTCGACGTCGCGCGCAAGGTGCAGGCGGGCGAACTCACCTACGCCGACGCCGTGCGCGCGGGGATGTATGTGCCGCTGGGTGAGGGGGACGTGCCGATCGACCAGATCGTGCGCAGCCTGGAGGCCAACAACTACAACGGTTGGTACGTGTTGGAGCAGGACACCATGATCGACATCGATCCTGGTGCCGGAGCTGATTCGCCGCTGGCCGACGTGAGTCGATCGGTGGCCTACTTGATGTCGGTGCGCACTTGA
- a CDS encoding Gfo/Idh/MocA family oxidoreductase, whose protein sequence is MRIGLTGVGRIGAFHAATLHSLPAVDELVLYDFNGEQAASVAAELGAQVVDSEDALLAAGLDGLVIATPTPGHAPMLRKAIAARVPTFCEKPVAATLQESIELTRLAEESDTPVHVGFQRRFDAGYQRVRQAVSDGSLGFIHTIRSHTLDQNPPHASYIPTSGGIFRDCNIHDFDIVRFVSGREVATVYATGGNQGAEFFVEAGDYDTGGAMMTLDSGTVVQISSTRYNGQGHDVRTEVFGSNGSMCVGLDDTLAMVSAEEGVDFPKGPVHTNFMERFLPAYKSELTAFFEVAAGRLESPCTVRDAMEAFRIAEACELSRAAGRPIAMSEVATA, encoded by the coding sequence ATGCGCATCGGCCTGACGGGAGTGGGACGCATCGGCGCGTTCCACGCCGCCACGCTCCACTCCCTGCCCGCCGTCGATGAGCTGGTGCTCTACGACTTCAACGGTGAACAGGCGGCCTCGGTCGCAGCCGAACTCGGCGCGCAGGTGGTCGACAGTGAGGACGCGCTGCTGGCCGCAGGACTGGACGGTCTGGTGATCGCCACCCCGACCCCCGGGCACGCCCCGATGTTGCGCAAGGCCATCGCAGCGCGCGTGCCGACCTTCTGCGAGAAGCCGGTGGCGGCGACGCTGCAGGAGTCGATCGAGCTGACCCGCTTGGCGGAGGAGTCCGACACCCCGGTGCACGTCGGTTTCCAGCGGCGCTTCGACGCCGGCTACCAGCGGGTGCGCCAGGCGGTGTCGGACGGCAGCCTCGGTTTCATCCACACCATCCGCAGCCACACGCTCGACCAGAACCCGCCGCACGCGTCCTACATCCCGACGTCCGGTGGCATCTTCCGCGACTGCAACATCCACGACTTCGACATCGTGCGTTTCGTCTCCGGACGCGAGGTGGCGACGGTGTATGCCACCGGTGGCAACCAGGGTGCGGAGTTCTTCGTCGAGGCCGGCGACTACGACACCGGCGGCGCGATGATGACGCTCGATTCGGGCACCGTCGTCCAGATCTCCTCGACGCGTTACAACGGCCAGGGCCACGACGTGCGCACGGAGGTGTTCGGCAGCAACGGGAGCATGTGCGTCGGGCTCGACGACACCCTTGCGATGGTCTCGGCCGAGGAGGGCGTCGACTTCCCGAAGGGGCCGGTGCACACCAACTTCATGGAGCGCTTCCTGCCCGCGTACAAGTCGGAGCTGACAGCCTTCTTCGAGGTCGCGGCCGGTCGGTTGGAGAGCCCGTGCACCGTGCGCGACGCGATGGAGGCCTTCCGCATCGCCGAGGCCTGCGAGCTGTCACGAGCGGCGGGTCGCCCGATCGCGATGAGCGAAGTGGCCACGGCATGA
- a CDS encoding CCA tRNA nucleotidyltransferase — protein MRALQQRAVAQLAPQLRVLTELGEIFTCAGHELALVGGPVRDAFLGRSSEDIDLTTSASPEQTEALLKPWASTTWDIGRAFGTIGAQQGEWKVEITSYRADAYDGITRKPVVAFGDNLNDDLRRRDFTVNAMAMRLPTMEFVDPYDGLGALARKELVTPAPAEVSFGDDPLRMMRAARFVAQLGFTASPDVVQAMTERASTLSIVSPERVHDELVKLMLAPDPRAGLELLVQTGIAQLVLPELPALKLEIDEHHRHKDVFEHSLTVLERAMALEGPREVPGLESPDLVQGPDLVLRLAALLHDIGKPATRRFESGGGVSFHHHEMVGAKLVRKRLRELKFDKETIKAVSRLTELHLRFHGYGGGEWTDSAVRRYVTDAGPLLSRLHLLTRSDCTTRNRRKAATLAATYDDLERRIAALMAAEELGKVRPELDGNQIGEILGIKPGPVLGRAYKHLLAYRLDAGPVGEDAAREELLRWWAEQPESSA, from the coding sequence ATGCGTGCGCTGCAGCAGCGCGCCGTCGCCCAGTTGGCTCCGCAGCTTCGGGTGCTCACCGAGTTGGGCGAGATCTTCACCTGCGCCGGGCACGAGTTGGCCCTGGTCGGCGGCCCGGTGCGGGACGCGTTCCTGGGCCGATCGAGCGAGGACATCGACCTCACGACGTCCGCCTCACCCGAGCAGACCGAGGCGCTGCTGAAGCCGTGGGCCTCGACCACCTGGGACATCGGACGTGCTTTCGGCACCATCGGCGCGCAGCAGGGTGAGTGGAAGGTGGAGATCACCTCCTACCGGGCCGACGCGTACGACGGCATCACCCGCAAGCCGGTCGTTGCTTTCGGCGACAACCTGAACGACGACCTGCGCCGCCGTGACTTCACCGTCAACGCGATGGCCATGCGGCTTCCGACGATGGAGTTCGTCGATCCGTACGACGGGCTCGGCGCGCTGGCCCGCAAGGAGCTGGTGACCCCCGCCCCGGCCGAGGTGTCGTTCGGGGACGATCCGCTGCGGATGATGCGGGCGGCGCGTTTCGTGGCGCAGTTGGGCTTCACCGCGTCCCCCGATGTCGTGCAGGCGATGACTGAGCGCGCGTCCACCTTGTCGATCGTGTCGCCCGAGCGGGTGCACGACGAACTGGTGAAGCTGATGCTCGCGCCCGACCCGCGCGCCGGTCTCGAACTGCTCGTGCAGACCGGTATTGCGCAGTTGGTGCTGCCCGAACTTCCGGCGTTGAAGCTGGAGATCGACGAACACCACCGCCACAAGGACGTCTTCGAGCACTCCCTGACCGTGCTCGAACGCGCGATGGCCCTCGAAGGGCCGCGCGAGGTGCCCGGCCTCGAATCGCCCGACCTGGTGCAGGGGCCCGATCTCGTCCTGCGCCTGGCTGCGCTGCTGCACGACATCGGCAAGCCGGCCACTCGGCGGTTTGAGTCCGGCGGCGGGGTGTCTTTCCACCACCACGAGATGGTCGGCGCGAAGCTGGTGCGCAAGCGGCTGCGTGAGTTGAAGTTCGACAAGGAGACCATCAAGGCGGTCTCGCGGTTGACCGAACTGCACCTGCGCTTCCACGGTTACGGCGGCGGCGAGTGGACCGACTCCGCCGTGCGCCGATATGTCACGGACGCCGGGCCGCTGCTCTCGCGGCTGCACCTGCTCACCCGCTCCGACTGCACTACCCGCAACCGCCGTAAGGCTGCGACGCTCGCCGCCACCTACGACGACCTCGAGCGGCGCATCGCGGCGCTCATGGCGGCCGAAGAGTTGGGCAAGGTGCGTCCGGAGCTCGACGGCAACCAGATCGGCGAGATTCTCGGCATCAAGCCCGGGCCGGTGCTCGGGCGGGCCTACAAGCACCTGCTGGCCTACCGGTTGGACGCCGGCCCGGTGGGTGAGGATGCCGCCCGCGAGGAGCTGTTGCGGTGGTGGGCGGAGCAGCCGGAGTCGTCCGCGTAG
- a CDS encoding NUDIX hydrolase: MTLQIPRASRPQRRLPSLEETSAGGVVIDVRSGAAWLALIARYNRAGRLEWCLPKGHVEAGETLVETAVREVAEETGIHGRALVTLGTIDYWFSTPRFRIHKRVHHYLLEALGGEITVENDPDREAVDAAWFRLDEVEHRLTFANERRIAHMAWRRLAG, from the coding sequence ATGACTCTCCAAATTCCTCGAGCCAGTCGCCCGCAGCGGCGACTGCCGTCGTTGGAGGAGACGTCTGCCGGTGGAGTAGTCATCGATGTTCGTTCGGGTGCAGCCTGGTTGGCTCTGATCGCCCGCTACAACCGAGCCGGACGCTTGGAGTGGTGTCTGCCCAAGGGTCACGTCGAGGCGGGCGAGACCTTGGTCGAGACCGCCGTGCGTGAGGTGGCCGAGGAGACCGGCATTCACGGACGGGCGCTGGTCACTCTCGGCACCATCGACTACTGGTTCAGCACGCCCCGATTTCGGATCCACAAGCGAGTGCATCACTATCTTCTGGAAGCACTCGGAGGCGAGATCACCGTCGAGAATGACCCGGATCGCGAGGCCGTCGACGCGGCGTGGTTCCGACTGGACGAGGTCGAGCACAGACTCACCTTCGCCAACGAGCGCCGCATAGCCCACATGGCCTGGCGCCGCCTGGCCGGCTGA